A window of Tachypleus tridentatus isolate NWPU-2018 chromosome 7, ASM421037v1, whole genome shotgun sequence genomic DNA:
ttttaatttaaaatgtaggaATGAATGCACCAAAAAGTGAGAAAACAGGGTAAGAATGGGTATGGTGTAATAAACTTTATTCTGTACTATTTTACAAGAGGCGTATCCAATATCCGGTCCATGtctacttttttttctttgttaatgaTAGGGTACAACTTACGGATACATATAAAAGCGTTTCTAGTGTTCTTCTACTTTTGTATGGACTGAATATGTGACGTCGATACATATAAACGTCTTAGGATTTCTCATCTTTGTATTTTAATCCACTTATATAGCTAATGTATGAATTGTTGTTATCTTCTCATGCAATACGAAAGGAATAAATTGCCTTGACAAAACAATACAGCAACCGGTCCTtcaattttggataatgtttcgACAAGacaaaaaattttataaaattaacagtaatttaCAAGGAAATAGAATGTGGTTAATCTTAAGTCTCAGCTTCTGTATGAGTACTCTCTCAACCccctgggacagcagtaagtctacggacttacaaagctaaaatcaggagttcgattcccctcgatggatacAGCTAATAGCTtggtgtgactttgctataagaaaaaaaaacatactataTGAGCAAGCTCTTCTTAATTTGTATGCTGTGTTTATcattggtgggcagagcacagatagcccattgctaatgacaaacaaataaatttcaacaTGCCTAGTGACTTGGGGTGCtatgaacgtttttttttataaatggtcTTTAAATCTGAATCATAAAATTGTATATCTTGGTATTTCtattcaatatttaaattataatatttattttaataatctaataTATACCAAAAGAGAATAATGGTCCAAATATAACAAAAAGATAAAGTCATAATTTCACTTAAAGCAACGAGAATTGCAATAACGCGTGTGTGTTCTGTTGTAATGTTGTAACAACACTGCATCTGGATATCTGCTGTGTTCCTCCAAGGAGAAcctaacccctaattttaacgttgcaagTCTGAAAAACTTATTGTTGTCACATCGGGGGACTCTAAGAATGCAAACCAACTAAATTTAGTAAGatgttatttttgaaacatagATGAAGCTTAGACAATGAGTTAAGgtttaataattctaaaaaagTGCTAGAAAATGATTTAGAAATTCTATAGTGTAGATTGTAacccgtatatatatatatatattttaatgttttatctttttacaaCTAAACAGTTCTACTTATGATCATTTtacatttcgtttgtttgttgtttttttaggtgCAGTTACAGAAAAAGCTCAAAGAAAGAGAAAGGAAAATCCTCTTAAACAAAAACGTGCAGAATTCAAAGTGTAGCATTTCGTCATTGTATACAGCAACCCAATTATATTGAAGAGATTAGCGTTGGTCTTGTATTCGACAGTAGTCTACCCGAGATATTAACCTATCAATTTGGTCTGCAAGTGTTTTTATTattgcgtatatatatatatatatcgattaaCAAAAAAACGATGTTTCTAGGATGGCAAGAATCTCAGTAATATAAGGTGTTTAGTATCTACAAACACATCCGTCATGGTTTAATGACCCAGAAGAAACGTTTGTAATTGTAACAAACGTAAAGAGCAAGAGCAACTTTCCCAGAATACAATATATCAGACAtttcattaattcatttattaaatgAACTGTGATTGGCAAATACCCCTGTGAATAAAAAGCTGTAGGAAAAGGTAATTTAAACGAAAAATATGACTTAACTAGAGAAACATTCGGATGATCCTCGTGAGATGTGATGAGAACAATTTGATTATGAGTAAAAAATACcagataataaaacataacaactaCAAAACATATTGTCTAATCAGGTTTTCTGAACTTTGGACACCTACTCAGTAAAATAGTACCCACTTACTATCGAAGCTAACTGCAAGTCAATAACATTTACAATCTCAACTTAAGAATGCAGAAGATAATAATTGTTACGAAATTGAAAACCGAAACCtgagaaatattaacatttaaactaCTGCACAATATGGTGTATAATTGATACTCCAATTATAAAAGCATTTCAACAGATACCCAATTTAGTTATTAATGAAGTATCTGTGGTCTAAGAAAGTGAACAAACAGTAAGGTTTGTGCAATCCTAAAAAAAAACTGTCGCAAATATGTTTTATCTTAAAGATTAAATTCTACATAAAATACCAGAAATCTGTGACTTGAACTTGAATAACCATCACAATGTTGACAAATCAAACTGGAGGACTGGGAAAGATTAAACTGTTGCATTTGATTGCATACTGGTACGTCATGGTAGTAAAGTATTCATTGGCATGTCCAACTGCATGTTTTTGTGATGAAAGCTTCCACTACGTAAAATGTATTGGAAATGGACAGTGGGAGTTACCACCTGATATTCCAAAAACAGTCATTCGCTTAGAGCTTCGAAACTACGTAGTTCCATCCCTGTCTTCTTCACATCTGGAAGATCTGGTACGGTTACAAGAGCTCAGACTTCAGCAAGCACAACTACAAGTTATTTCCAATTATTCCTTACTGAATCTTCAGACTCTACAACGTCTGGATCTTAGTCAAAATCTGCTCTCTGTTTTAAGTAGAGGAGCTTTTGATGGTTTAACGGCATTACGTTACTTGGATATTTCCTctaatgttcttatttttattgatGAGGCATTCCGAAAATTATCTTATGTGGAACAACTGAACCTTAGAGACAATCACATTCCTCGACTTACTTCTAAAAGCTTGTCAGGATTAAGGAAGATTCAACATTTAAATCTAGACTCAAATAATATATCTACAATTAAAATAGGAACCTTTCAGTACTTAACAAATTTAGCTCATCTAATTTTAAGCAACAATCCACTTACTACCTTACATCGTTTGGACCTTTTTGGCACCAGCCTTCAGTATATTGACATCTCCAATATTGGAATACAACGTGTGCCTCAGAGTTTAACTCGTTTCGTTCGAGACCTAAGATTGACCAAAAATAACATTACTTATATCAGAGCTGGAGATCTTGACAGTTACCATCATCTTAGACTACTTGTTCTGGATGATAACAAAATTAGGGAGATCGAAAATGATGCGTTAGGGCGACTTGAATATTTGAATCGGCTATGGTTAAACGGTAACAAACTAAGCTCAATTCCTGTCAACTTACCAACTTGTTTACGAGCTCTGTACTTGGaagaaaataacttgaaaaaaatatcatCTTTTAGCTTTCAAGGACTTATCAATTTGGAGCAACTATTTCTTCAAAGAAATCAAATTCAACAGCTAGAAGAATGTGCCTTCTATGAcctctttaatttaaaaagtttggaCCTTCAAGCTAACAAGATACAAAAATTAGCAACTAGAGTTTTCGAGAAACTCACTCACCTTCAAACTTTGGACATTTCTCAAAATGATATTAAGATAATGGAGCCGAGATGCTTCTTTGGGTTAGGAAATCTCAGAACCCTTCAGATTTCCCGTACTTCTTCCTTCATCCACTTTGATGAACAGGTCTTTGATACGCTGACGAACCTGCACACTTTAGAGTTGTACGACAGTTCCAATTTTTCTCATCAATTGTTTTATAACACTCGAGCACTCCATGGTTTACGCAATctcaaagaactaaatattatGCACAATAACTTGGTCAGCCTTCGCTCTGACTTTCCCTCTTTCTTTCCGAAGTTAAGGATTATAAAAATGAATGGTAACAACTGGCACTGCAACCGAGCTATATTGTGGCTTCAAAGGTGGATCACTGCATCAAATATCCAATTTTATCGCAGCTACGACGTTCGTTGTGCGTCTCCATTAGAGCTGCAGTTCAAACCGATAATGCTCCTCACAGAAAAAGATCTAACAATTACACAGGGAACATTTTCTACAAAACACAAGACAGTAAATGTGAACCATGAAAAGCAAAATACCAAATATCAACCACTGATAAATAATTTTCGATCTAATACAACCAAATCTTTTGGAAGTCAAGTCCCTGTGTTTGGTAAATTTGTGTCGGTAAAGCTAAACAAAAGTCGTCTTGACACATGGATAAGATCATTTGAGTCAAAAACatctgaaaataaagaaatagataaaAAAGCGTTAGAGCAAACATTATATAATGAAACTCTTACTTCAACGCTTAACAATTTACCAAGTAATTTGCTTACAACACCaattatgtttaatatcacaACGCGTATCAACCACagcaacacaaatataaatagcAAACATATCCAATCAGAAACATCAAGTACAACAGTAACAGTTTCTGGCAACACTGAAATCTCCAGTTTTAACAACATTACTGCAAAACCACCTGTTCGTATTAGTGACCTTTCAGTATCGGCAAGCAAAGTAACGTCAGCTATTTTTGATCCAATAAAAAAATGGACAAATGAAAATCCTCAATTTTTTAAGGAAACTCATGACTTACCTTCAACTCAACAAAATCAACAGCAGTACCCGATTACCAGTGCACATAAGGGATCCAAAGATCAAACCAATGATTCTAAAAcagatttaataatattattctcACTGGCTGGAGGTTTTTCTCTGGTAACCTTAGGATTACTAATACCATTTATTATATGCCGCCGTCATTACAAATttctttgtaatataaaaaaatgccaAGTCCGAAGAAATAGTAGCATTTTATACAATTCTCAAAGAGACGAAGTGTCTATACTGACAGTATCAGATGGGACAGTGAGACTACAAACAGACACCAAACACGAAATGAGAAATAAATTGTACTCTGTCGTGGAAAGCGATGACACGTGCCAGAATCTATCAAAATCATCGCTTCCTGATCCTCAATTACAAGAGTTGCTTCCACAGACACTGAAACAAAATGGTCATTTTCTTAGTTGAGCTCTTACAGTTAAACCTATATAGCAACAAGGAACCTTTCTTTCTTCATTCGCTGGCTTTCCATGCTTGGTGCTcccaaatattcaatatatttccACTACTTTAGTAGTGAAAACTTAAAGTGTCCTGCTCACAGCTAACCTCTggacataataaaaatattatccaaaTACTAATACTAATGAATTATTCTGGAATTGTTATTTTTTcgattgtttaatgttttgtacgAAATACACCGAGTAGTGTATTAAGGTAACCTTGTAAAGCTTTTTAACTCAAGAGTGTGCGTCAGTCAAAGGATAATCGGGCAGGCTTGTGTGGAAAAAATAGTTCTGCTGGCACATTGTTGgaaatcatgaaaatattttacttgtactTGTGTATGATAAAACTTCATACTAATAAAGTAGTAAATTAACAAACATTGATTTGTAGGCACGATCATATTTACTGTGGAAAATACACTACAGGATTTGACGATACCTGAAGAGTATAAACTAATCAAGGTACTGTCGAAATATGGGGTGTATTTTCTACAGTAACTATAATTGTCTTGCAACTCACTGTTTGTTAGTTTACTACTAATGGAAATGCTTCGTAATTGGAGTGATGTTATCatttaatgatgttaaagcaGTTACAACTTGCGTAACAACAAATATGGAACTGTTTATTGTACGTTAATGTATATACCAGTTATCAAACGAAAAGTAACTTACAGTGTGTACTATAGACATTGGTATATTGTATCATGAAAACTTGATAATTAAAATTCAGTAAAATGGTGGCTTTAGcgcatttatttttacaataacaacaagGTACCGTCTAGATTTTCTGGTGTAAAACAATTGTGAATTATACGAGGAACCTTTGCGCAAGTTTCTGGtgtcaaacaattatttttataaggaGAAAATTTAGCATAAACACAAAATGAGctgtttaatatttcagaaaCGTTCCTGCCTGTTTTAAAAAAGCAACCTTTAATAACAGGTAGttaaacaacgatttataagaaTAAGTAAGAATTTTCTTGATGATAGAATATACTACACGTTTCAACGGAACATTGGTCTGTCAGGTTGTTTTACtagttcatttatattttcttatttttcctaACAAAGAACATATTTCATTAAGTGTGTTTATGATTAAATTATCCTAATCAGTcattgttcatttggaatattatactgctattaaataaataaatctaaattaatcTCAACAACTagaactaatttttgtttttaataaccaCATTATGTACTCTGTTATCAAGCTACttactgtatctcagaacggctggtatgggtattaacacttttaataataaagcagaggacaacgtttcgtCCTGCCTAGGTGATCTtcaggtttctcgtcatcaagctATTGATACAAGTTACGATTTGTAACTGATATATGTAATATggatattaatttatatacatatcattTATTCGTAGTACAGTAAGCTCACATATTTAGTAGATATATAGAAATTAACTCAACTTGTTATTAAATTCAGTCGTTTCTCGACTTAGCACTCGAAAACTCGTTTGCTTCAATACTTTtacgcccctcgctagtacaacggtatgtctcgatatttacaacactaaaatcagcgttcgattcccctcggtgggctcagcagttagcccgatgtggctttgctctaagaaaacacacacacacacacacacacacacattcaataCTTTTAAGCATTATAGATAATCAAGAAAATTGATTGTATTTATACTACTATAGACCTCTAGTGGTGATTTATTAGTGGAAGCCACAGACCGAGAAACTGAGTTTGTAAATTATCTTGAAATTGTGAGACACAAACATCTTTGATACAAATTCAAAAGGactgtttttgttgggttttttaaaTCAGGAATGCCAGTCATCTTAATTTATGAGCATAtacgttgttgtttttacataagTATTAAAATGTGTTGCATATTGAACGTATACGGTAGACACAGacataacaaacaatttttttcgcTTCTGTAATTTAGTATAGGTATGTTCAATATGACTAGCAAGGTATGTGAACATGGGTTAAACGAACGGGTCAAAAATCTTATAGTTCAAGAATGAGTTGTTCTAAATTTGGAGCTATCAAGCAAAAATAAGGCAGTTCGTCTGCAGCACCTGCCGCCTCAAAAATTTAGCCTGGCTTTGAAACTGACCTACAATTGTATACATCACCTTCACTGTGCTTTGTGTAtgaattgtctgtttgttttaagAAGTTGTGCACAAAACTGCACAGGAACCATCTGCGCATAAATTTCCCtcattttgaattaataaacttgaaataagGCAAAAAATTCAACAGCGCCAACCGCAAACTATTGGATTATTCCTGTATGACTAAAAATCTAGATTTAATCATATAGTACCAACAGTCCCAAagtgaaaagtatatttttatgaaGACATCATACAATTTTGATCTACTAAACATAGATAAGGCAGTTAGCTTTCAGCATCTGCCGTCTCAAAGGCTTTGTGTAGCTTCaaataatgtatttgatttgtttttaatttcgtgcaaagctacccaCGAGCTATATCTATACTaaccctccttaatttagcagttataaacaaaagttagaaggcagctagtcaaaatcACTCTCCGTCAACGCTTAGGCTAATCTTCCATCAacaaattgaccgtcatatatatatatatatcattaactgAGTATTAAAGTATACAGTTAACactgataacattttaaaattattgacgTATTCGCGATCCACATTTGGCCTCTTCGCTTgctatttaacaaaaacattccAAACGTGTTTTACTAGTTTCATGTCTGAAACTCAATTTACGCAAAAAAAAATTACGACTTttcataataattgttttcaaGATCTTTAACTTTTATCTGTGTGacctaaattttttttaaattacattttttctcaTTTCGCTATCAAAATGTACACTGTTATGAGAATCTTCTAAATTTAGTTCATGTGACAGTGAGAGTTGCACCAGAAATGTATTAGTACTATCacgaaaataattatttgtaaacagtTAAAGTCCAAATAGTCACTGctgtataaaaaacataatgCATACAAACTTTCTTACCATTGAGATAAAAGCTGGTGATAAGCTTGGTTCTGTTGACTATCGTTAGACAGCTTAGGAATCGTCCTTCAATGTACGTTAATCATACGATTAACAGTTAGCTCTGTACCCGTTCATTTAAATAGAACCATGTTTCATGCGATATAATTTTGTAACAGACAAAaccactgttttattattatcggGTTTCATAATTTCTTTTGTAGTCTTCACTAGTATCAGATAAAAATGAAGACTTTTCACATAACAAATTTACCTTTTAATTGTCGTATAGCAAAATTAGTCATAGAAAAACGAAAACCAATTATTACATCACTACTCTATTTAAACATCTGTTGTTATACAACACTTGTGACAAGTAAACTTAGTTTTGTGcatcagttgtttgtttgtttgttttaaaaatttatgcgCATAAATTTTTATCTGGAGCTATCACAGGAGCTATCTGCGCATAACTTTCTCTCATATTGAAATGATaggataaaaagaaaataactatTCAACAGCACCAACCGACAACTATTGGATTACTCTTGTCTGACTAAATACCTGGATTTGACGGTAGGGgtccccgttggtacagcggtaagtatacggatttacaacgctaaaatcagggattagattgtccttggtggactcagtgcatcgcctgatgtggctttgctaagaAGAAAAAGACACTTGACCATAGAGCGCTAACAGTTCCAAAATGGGGAGTATATTTTTATGACAATGACAAGTCAAAATTGAATCCTCAGATTTACAGTTCAGATATACTAACCAATGTTCGTGATGATACATACATACTAACCTTATATAGGTCATGCTCGACCTTGGTGTCTAGATTATATCATATAACACTGTCTTATGTTAAATGAACTTACTGTAAACTTAATGATTGCTATACTTGAGGTTAATATGTAGGTTATATAAGTGTTATTGTTTAACTCATAACCTTTACATTGTAATTCTGATCATGTGAATTCTATTCGTACTGTAATTATTGCATGTTTCATAATACCTCCGaatatggtaaaaataaacttgtgtgtatatataattaacattgAACTCATTACTCTTCGATTGGTACCTTCTTCATTTCGGTTGGTTTGCAGATTTATAACTAACTAAATGACCTTCTAGTATCATTGGCAATATATCAAAATTAAGGTTTTCacaataaaaacgttttgttttttactgtcaGAACAGTTGCACTTCAGtgtataatttttatcaaatttatctTTATCGTTTGTTTATATAGACGAGAAATGATTACCTTCGTTCAATAGTAGTAAAAGTAAGTAAGAAATTGGCATTTGGATGCGATGTCATCGAGATGAAACAAAGTACCAACAATTTTCATCATTCTATGGAATTTCTTGAACTATTTTCATCgtaatttcaacattatttgtatcttgatgAGTTAGTACTTTGTTAACTCTTAAACAGCGGGAACGTTGTAGGTAGCAGAATAAATTGATGATGGCCACCGTTTAAGATATCTctgaacggctagtatgggtattatcactttaactaataagcagagaacaacatttccaCATTTCTAGGTCATATTCAtcttgcttatcaataaaagtgataatacccataccaaccgttctaagatacatttttatttcaagtgggtttctcgtcatcaagaaccaccgtttaagggttaagtaatctgtttattttagagcaaagccacattcggCTATGTGCAGTGTTCATCGgggaaatcgaacctcgaatttaagcgttgtaagtccataaacttatcgctgacccaGGACATGCAATTTGTAAGAGCCTTCATTTTGTTTGTCTGCTGTCAGAAAATGTCAttcttaataaaatgtatatgtttggtaagttgaaatgtttcttaactttttattaacaaacctggaaaatattggtttgtttattttttatatctggtTGAAGAAACATGAGTTTTTCTATACATACTACATCCAATTAAGTAGCCACTTCTTTCAGGTAATACTATAATTAACTGTTCTTACTAACCATAAGTGcatgttcatattattattttggtctatactttttttgtaaatatttaactttaaagtgtgaaaattttatatatctgtttgATCTCTTTTCTAATGCATgagagtttttattattaaataaattatatgttagcACTCTTTAACTTCATGCACCTAAATTACTTTTACTAACACCTATTTTAAtagttagaaattaaaataatataatatttgtacatACTATGTGACAAACTAATCATAATCCAATggagatatatatgtataataaagtttacttttttgttaattttcgTCTACTCTTTCAAGGACGTAAAGAAAAATTCAATCCTAGAATCCATTTTGATACCTTTGAATTGGTTAAATAACAAagattcttaaatatattttaataactgttaagaCAATTTTTATTGCATCAATTTAGATATACAAAATACTTTTACCCAAAATGCAGCTATAGTCTTGGACACAATGTTTacatatttagaaacaaataaaatcagtattataAAGATGGAATACAAACATACTTAGCGTTGTCAAACTGAGaaatacatgttatattaaacatctgtaaTAGTATAGTGAAACAGGATATAAAGATgtcatgaacgatttattagaacatCAAACAATGTTATGAAACACGTATTGAAAGATGAGTAATTCAGCGCTTCACCCAtcccaaaaaatatatatataatgacaaaatataacatcaaattattccAAATAGCGTCTGTGACCTTTAGCAGCACCTATTAAACATTCGGTGCTTGGTTGGTGCTCCTCGTGTTCTAATAACCTCCGCAATGCAACGTAGCATGCCGTCGATGAggttattaatataaaccaccATGATTTCATCCCAACTTGTCACTAGAAGTCGCTGCACTTCATCTACAGTATCTGACTTAGGATCTGTTCTGCCTAACAGTTCTCAATGGTAATACAATCTGGAAACTTTTCTAGCCATGGAACTCTTGTGAGGTCCTCCTGATGAGATAATTCTGTACAATACGTACACTGTGGACAGTGGCATTATCAGTCTGGAACAAAAAGTATTTGATAAACCTTGTAGAATTTCGTCATCTACCAGTATACTTTCTTGAAACAACGCTTCCTGTAGACCAATCAAGTTTCAGAATTCTAGATACATTACACTGGAGCTACCATACTGTTCTGACAATGTCTAATTACTTCATACTATTTCTGAACAGAGGAACAATTTAACGCACTGTAACTTCTAGCACTTGGCGAGGTGTGACTCTATACGAAGTACAGAACAATTGTATGAACAAATTATGTATTTCGaaaatcattatactaaaattACATCCTTCTCAGTTTCTAGCAGttcagttttttatattattctagtTGTTCGAGGAAGAGTGATCAGTGATGGTCAAATATtattggcactgataaatataaattaaattatgatttgaatttgaattttcattgaattttgtctctgattcagatctcggATACGACCCCCAGTTTAGTATGTTATTTatcacaatttcaaatagcctaaaactgtaTTCAAGgacaatttaattttataagttaaataaatatcgatatgtatccaatttaagATTCTTGCCAACAACACtgacacacacagttttctttcttaatacaaatatattttaatatgcaaacaataatacaatttataataacggttatacaaataatgatctatgtacaaaagttttagaaacttacaagCAG
This region includes:
- the LOC143255249 gene encoding uncharacterized protein LOC143255249, giving the protein MLTNQTGGLGKIKLLHLIAYWYVMVVKYSLACPTACFCDESFHYVKCIGNGQWELPPDIPKTVIRLELRNYVVPSLSSSHLEDLVRLQELRLQQAQLQVISNYSLLNLQTLQRLDLSQNLLSVLSRGAFDGLTALRYLDISSNVLIFIDEAFRKLSYVEQLNLRDNHIPRLTSKSLSGLRKIQHLNLDSNNISTIKIGTFQYLTNLAHLILSNNPLTTLHRLDLFGTSLQYIDISNIGIQRVPQSLTRFVRDLRLTKNNITYIRAGDLDSYHHLRLLVLDDNKIREIENDALGRLEYLNRLWLNGNKLSSIPVNLPTCLRALYLEENNLKKISSFSFQGLINLEQLFLQRNQIQQLEECAFYDLFNLKSLDLQANKIQKLATRVFEKLTHLQTLDISQNDIKIMEPRCFFGLGNLRTLQISRTSSFIHFDEQVFDTLTNLHTLELYDSSNFSHQLFYNTRALHGLRNLKELNIMHNNLVSLRSDFPSFFPKLRIIKMNGNNWHCNRAILWLQRWITASNIQFYRSYDVRCASPLELQFKPIMLLTEKDLTITQGTFSTKHKTVNVNHEKQNTKYQPLINNFRSNTTKSFGSQVPVFGKFVSVKLNKSRLDTWIRSFESKTSENKEIDKKALEQTLYNETLTSTLNNLPSNLLTTPIMFNITTRINHSNTNINSKHIQSETSSTTVTVSGNTEISSFNNITAKPPVRISDLSVSASKVTSAIFDPIKKWTNENPQFFKETHDLPSTQQNQQQYPITSAHKGSKDQTNDSKTDLIILFSLAGGFSLVTLGLLIPFIICRRHYKFLCNIKKCQVRRNSSILYNSQRDEVSILTVSDGTVRLQTDTKHEMRNKLYSVVESDDTCQNLSKSSLPDPQLQELLPQTLKQNGHFLS